TGCCCGGAAGGTCCTGAACCTCAATTTCCGGGTACTCGTTCAGCTTTCCGGCTTTGCGTTCGACCGTCACGCCGGGCCAGTTGCCCACGTATTGGCTGGCGCCTGTCAGCGCGTTGAAAAGCGTGGTTTTGCCGCAGTTGGGGTTGCCGGCAAGAGCGATAGTTATGTTGTCCATGGATGTTTCCTTGTATCTTGAGATGGGAATATCCGACGTCTTGCTGTCAGGTCAGGAAACGTGCGGCGGAAGAAGGTATTAGCTGATGTGAATGTTTTCGGCTTCCGATTTGCGGATGGAAAGTTCGTAGCCGCGGACGGTGACTTCAATGGGATCTCCCAGGGGCGCTACTTTGCGGATGAAGAGTTGCGTGCCTTTGGTTACCCCCATATCCATGATGCGCCTTTTAATGTGGCCTGCCCCGGACAGCTTGCTGACGGTGACCGTATCCCCGATGGCTGCATCCCGTAGTGTACGTTGCGTTGTCATAGATGGTGCGTGGTGAATGGAATGTGAATTCAGGAGACGAAAATCTTGCTGGCAAGCAATTTGCTGAGTGCTATCCTGGATTCCTTGATGTTGACGATCAGGTTCCCGTCGCATTCCGAGACGACGGAGACCGTGGTACCGGCTACGAACCCCAGGCTTTCCAGAAAGTGCCTGGTGTCGTTCTTGCCGTGAATCTTGTTGACGTGGCGGATATCGCCGATATTGAGCATGGAGAGTGGCATGATATGTTTTTGAATCAAATCCGAAACGAAAGTTAGTCTTAACAAACAACAAGTCAATGATATTATATGTCCGTTTCACTATGAATTTTTTTTATTGATTCATTATTAGAGTTTTATACATTAGTTAAAACTAAGTCCGACAAGATTTGAATTAAAGGGTAAATTAAGAACGATTCTCATTTACGGGCAGGAAACGTCGGCGGCTGGCTCTCCTGCCTGTTTTCCGAGGCACGGGAAAACAAAAAAGCCGCGCCATGAACGATTCATGGCGCGGCTGGAAAAGAGGGAAGAGGTCCTTACGGAGCGGGGCATACTTCACCCCGGACGGGCTTGCCCTGATATTCACCCGTCAAGGTTTTCAGGAAGGCGACCAGCAGACGCACTTCGGTTTTGTCCAGCTTGTCGTAACCAAGCTGGTAGTGGTACATTTTGGTAATGGCTTCTTCCAGCGTCTGGGCGGAGGCGTCGTGCATGTAGGGCCAGGTGAGCTCCACGTTGCGAAGGGTGGGAACGCGGAATCTGTGCTTGTCCGTTTCCTTCTTGGTGAAGTTCATCAGGCCGTTGTCGTCGTTGGTCTTGGCGCGGCCACCGAAGAAGTCGCCCTTGAGGTCGGCGTATTCAAAGGATTGGCCGCCCATGGCGGGACCGGTGTGGCACGTTTGGCAGCCCAGCTTGAGGAACAGGCGGTAGCCCTTCTTGGCGTTCTCGCTGATGGCGTTTTCATCACCCTTCAAGTAGCGGTCGAACGGGCTGTTCGGCGTAATGAGGGTTTTTTCATATTCCGCGATGGCGTTGGTGATAGTTTCTCCGGTGAACCCCTGGGGATAGACCTTCTTGAACTCCGCGGCAAAGGCGGTGTCCGCATTCAGCTTGGCGGCTATTTTGTTCCAGTCGTCCGGGTGTTCGTAACCCATTTCCACGGGGTTCAGGGGAGGACCGCCGGCCTGTTCCTGGAGGTTGGCGGCGCGGCCGTCCCAGAACTGCTTGGTGTGGAAGGCGGCGTTAAAGACTGTGGGAGCGTTGATGCCGCCCTTCTGGCCGCGTACGCCCGTGGAAGTGGCCAGGTTGTCCGTGCCTGCCTTTTCCAGGGAATGGCAGGTTGCGCAGGAAACGGTATTGTCCGTGGAGAGCCGTACGTCATGGAACAGCTTGTAGCCCAATTCCACCTTGGCCGGGTCTGCGGGCAGCTTGTCCGGGATGGGTGCGATGGGGGAAATGGCGTATTCCTCGCCCACCATGTCGCCGAAGATCTTCAGGCGCTCGTCCCTGATCCACTTCTGCATGGCCGCTTTTTCCAGGGGAGTGAGCGTGCTGCCCCAGTGAACCATGGTATAGGAGGTGGGGGGCATGGAGCCGGTCTGGAGCACGTGCTCCAGTTTGGAGAGGGTGACGGCGGAGAGCGGTTCCTCCATGTTGTAGCTGCGCTGGCCGTCCCTCATGTGGCGGGCGAGAAGGCCGCCGGAAAGGGTGTTCACCAGTCCCGGAACCTCGGTGCCGGGCCTGTGGCAGTCCGCGCACTTGGTATCCATGGTATGGGCGGTAATTTCCGCCGCTTCGGCGGACGTCAAATCTTTCGTGTTCTGATTGGGCAGGAACAGCGGGGCGACGGCGGCCGTCACGATGACGGTGCCGCCCAGAATGGCTCCGGCCTGGAGGAAGGAACGTGTTTTACTCATAAGATTCGCGGTTGCAGGAATTGGTTGTATGGTAAAGAGTGGACGAAGGAAATCAAGATTTATTCTAAAGTTCTCCCGCCTTTCTCAAATCTTCGTTGATGGCTTCCAGAACGTCCGCCTCCGGTTTGAAATTGGCGGCGTGGTAGGAACTGCGGACAAGCGGGCCGGACGCCACATGCCTGAACCCTTTGGCGCGGGCTATTTCCTCATACCGCGCGAAGTCGTCCGGATGGATGTACCGGACCACCGGCAGGTGGTTACGCGTGGGCCGCAGATACTGGCCCAGGGTCAGCACCGTGACACCGTGTTCCAGCAGATCGTCCATGGACTGGAACAGCTCGTCCTCCGTTTCTCCCAGGCCCAGCATGATACCGCTCTTGGTCGCCACTTTCCCGTTTACGCAGTCCAGCGCCATTTTCAGGACGCGCAGGGAGCGGCGGTACTGGGCACGGAAGCGCACGATGGGGGTAAGGCGTTCCACCGTTTCCAGATTGTGGCCGAAAATGTGCGGGCGCGCAGCCATCAGCGTCTGGATGGAGGCGGCTTTTTCATTCAGGTCTGAAGCCAGGACTTCAATGATGGTGGACGGGCTGACTTTTCTGACGGCGCGGATGACCTCGGCAAAGTGGGCGGCCGCGCCGTCCGGCAGGTCGTCCCGGGTCACCATGGTGATGACGGCGTGGCGCAACTTCATATGCACGACGGCGTCCGCCACATGGCGGGGTTCTTCCGGATCAAGAGGGAAGGGTTTGGCCGTCTTGACGGCGCAATAGGCGCAGGCGCGCGTGCAGCGCTCCCCGGCGATCATGAACGTGGCCGTGCCCTGGTTCCAACATTCGTAACGGTTGGGGCAGTGGGCTTCCTCGCAGACGGTAAACAGGTTTTTGCCTTCCACGAGCTGCTTGACGTCCCAGAATTCCCTGCCGTTGGGCAGGCGTACCTTGATCCAGGAGGGCTTGCGTTCCGTGTCGCCCGTAGTTTCGTTGTCGTGCCGGGGTTCCATAGAACCGTTAGCTTGCCGTGAGTCGGCCTTTTTGGCAAATGCAAAGTGGTTTATTCGGGGGCTTTCCCGCCATCCTCCTGCGGGGAGGAGGGAAGTTCTCCGGCTTGTTTCCTTTTCTCCCTGGCCAGCAGGCGGGCCTCCCGGAAAAATTGCTGCAGGTGGTACAGGCATTCCTCCCCCAGCACTCCGGACTGCACCTCGCACCTGTGGTTGAGGGGGGGATTGGAGTCCAGGAGGTTGATCCACCCTCCGGCGGCTCCCGTCTTGGCGTCCGGACAGCCGAATACCACACGGTCCGGGCGGCAGTGCACGATGGCTCCCGCGCACATGGGGCACGGCTCCTTGGTGACGTACAGGGTGCAGCCTTCCAGCCGCCAGTCCCCCAGGGCTTCCTGGGCGGCCGTCAGGGCGATCATTTCCGCATGCGCCGTGGCGTCCTTGAGCGTTTCCACCTGGTTCCAGCCGCGGGCGATCACATGGCCGTCCCTGACCACGACGGCTCCGATGGGCACTTCCCCCCTGGCCAGGGCTTTTCTGGCTTCCTTCATCGCTTGGCGCATGAACCACTCGTCCGAACCGGGCATTTCCATCATTGCGGCGTTTATCATGAACTGGGCGAAGGCCGTCTGGCAAGCCCTTTTTAATGGATGTTTATTGTACTATATACAAGAAGTTGGTCCTAGGACGGAATGGGATGGGCGCGAATGCGTTTTTGCGTTGATTCCGGGGGGATGCTGGCATAAGTATGAACCATGAGCTTTTCAGAACCCTGCGCACTGGCCGTGGACTTTGGCGGAACCAGCATCAAGATGGGCGTCACGGCGGGCGACCGCATTCTGGCAACTGCCGACCGCATTCCAACCACCATGTTTGAAAGCCCCCAGGCGATCATTGACGCCATGGTCGCGACGGCACTGGGCCTGCGCGAGCAATTTCCCACCGCCTGCGTGATGGGGATGGGCATGCCGGGATGGTGCGACTATTACAAGGGGGTGCTCTACCAGCTTACCAACGTGAAGGTGTGGGACCATGAAATCCCGGTCAAGGAAATGATGGAGCGCGCGGTGGGGCTTCCCGTCGTGCTGGACAACGACGCCAACTGCATGGCCTATGCGGAATGGAAGCTGGGGGCCGGCCGCGGCATGTCCAGCCTGGTGTGCCTCACCATGGGAACGGGCATAGGGGGCGGCATCGTGCTGCACGACCGCATCCTGCGGGGCAGGCGGATTTCCGCAGCGGAGTTCGGGCAGACGAGTATTCATTACCAGGGGAAGACGGGGCCCTTCGGCAACCGCGGCGCCATTGAGGAATACATCGGCAACAATGAATTGGCGGCGGAGGCCGTCAGACGGTATGCGGGAGCGGGCATTGACAAAAAGGTGGACGAATGCACTCCGCGGGACCTGGACGTCGCCGCCCGCGCCGGGTGCCCCGTGGCCCTGCAATTGTGGGAGGATACCGCGGAAATACTGGCCTGCCTGATCATGAACCTGATGTACACGCTGGTGCCGGACGCCTTCATCATTGGCGGCGGCGTGGCCAAGGCCGGGGACTTGCTGATGAAGTCCTTGCTGGCCAATCTCAGGGCCCAGATGTTCCCGCTGCTGATGGAGGATCTGGTGATCCTGCCTGCCCGGTTCGGCTCGGAAGCCGGGCTGCTGGGAGCCGGCGC
This genomic stretch from Akkermansia biwaensis harbors:
- a CDS encoding FeoA family protein, with protein sequence MTTQRTLRDAAIGDTVTVSKLSGAGHIKRRIMDMGVTKGTQLFIRKVAPLGDPIEVTVRGYELSIRKSEAENIHIS
- a CDS encoding FeoA family protein, which gives rise to MPLSMLNIGDIRHVNKIHGKNDTRHFLESLGFVAGTTVSVVSECDGNLIVNIKESRIALSKLLASKIFVS
- a CDS encoding cytochrome c peroxidase — translated: MSKTRSFLQAGAILGGTVIVTAAVAPLFLPNQNTKDLTSAEAAEITAHTMDTKCADCHRPGTEVPGLVNTLSGGLLARHMRDGQRSYNMEEPLSAVTLSKLEHVLQTGSMPPTSYTMVHWGSTLTPLEKAAMQKWIRDERLKIFGDMVGEEYAISPIAPIPDKLPADPAKVELGYKLFHDVRLSTDNTVSCATCHSLEKAGTDNLATSTGVRGQKGGINAPTVFNAAFHTKQFWDGRAANLQEQAGGPPLNPVEMGYEHPDDWNKIAAKLNADTAFAAEFKKVYPQGFTGETITNAIAEYEKTLITPNSPFDRYLKGDENAISENAKKGYRLFLKLGCQTCHTGPAMGGQSFEYADLKGDFFGGRAKTNDDNGLMNFTKKETDKHRFRVPTLRNVELTWPYMHDASAQTLEEAITKMYHYQLGYDKLDKTEVRLLVAFLKTLTGEYQGKPVRGEVCPAP
- the lipA gene encoding lipoyl synthase, which codes for MFPGGPPAGQGEKETSRRTSLLPAGGWRESPRINHFAFAKKADSRQANGSMEPRHDNETTGDTERKPSWIKVRLPNGREFWDVKQLVEGKNLFTVCEEAHCPNRYECWNQGTATFMIAGERCTRACAYCAVKTAKPFPLDPEEPRHVADAVVHMKLRHAVITMVTRDDLPDGAAAHFAEVIRAVRKVSPSTIIEVLASDLNEKAASIQTLMAARPHIFGHNLETVERLTPIVRFRAQYRRSLRVLKMALDCVNGKVATKSGIMLGLGETEDELFQSMDDLLEHGVTVLTLGQYLRPTRNHLPVVRYIHPDDFARYEEIARAKGFRHVASGPLVRSSYHAANFKPEADVLEAINEDLRKAGEL
- the tadA gene encoding tRNA adenosine(34) deaminase TadA is translated as MINAAMMEMPGSDEWFMRQAMKEARKALARGEVPIGAVVVRDGHVIARGWNQVETLKDATAHAEMIALTAAQEALGDWRLEGCTLYVTKEPCPMCAGAIVHCRPDRVVFGCPDAKTGAAGGWINLLDSNPPLNHRCEVQSGVLGEECLYHLQQFFREARLLAREKRKQAGELPSSPQEDGGKAPE
- a CDS encoding ROK family protein; translated protein: MSFSEPCALAVDFGGTSIKMGVTAGDRILATADRIPTTMFESPQAIIDAMVATALGLREQFPTACVMGMGMPGWCDYYKGVLYQLTNVKVWDHEIPVKEMMERAVGLPVVLDNDANCMAYAEWKLGAGRGMSSLVCLTMGTGIGGGIVLHDRILRGRRISAAEFGQTSIHYQGKTGPFGNRGAIEEYIGNNELAAEAVRRYAGAGIDKKVDECTPRDLDVAARAGCPVALQLWEDTAEILACLIMNLMYTLVPDAFIIGGGVAKAGDLLMKSLLANLRAQMFPLLMEDLVILPARFGSEAGLLGAGAMAMDEFLGHGVLERFKRE